In the Arachis stenosperma cultivar V10309 chromosome 8, arast.V10309.gnm1.PFL2, whole genome shotgun sequence genome, aataacatGTATAGAGAATAAagttgacaaaaaaaataaggCTAAAAGTCAGTTAGTGCAACGCAGAAGTTATAAATTCTTACTTTTTGTAAACGTGGTTTTGTGATCAGAATCACTTGTGCATTTATAGATAGAAAAATTAGCCAAACCAAAAATGAAAGCGTTCAAGAAGCTGTAACgtacttttcttcttttaacgtggttgccaaacacacccttagtaattaatttttttgtgtacacttattttatttcatactATGTAATAATTGTTTTGTAGAAGTGGCAGTTCCCATTTACGAAAGTGCCCCTCTGTCAACAGCTAACACAACTGTAATAACCAACCAAACCAAACCACAACAACTATACAATACAACGTGCTAAATTGTTATTATCagaaaattagttaattaattaaattaaataaaaaaggcgataataaaaaagaaaacgcGCTTTTTGGTTCCGACTATTGaatctcttttcttcttcttcttcttcttcttcttcttattacTCTGTCTTATTTGTCAAATCAATTTCTGAGACTCACTTGATTTCTATTTGAATTTGTGTCGTAAATAACCTAACCGTTTCACTTCGCACCTCCAAAACCCAGcacaacaaaaaaaagagattttTTATTGGGAATTGTGGAATGGGGTGTTTACAGAGCAAAAATGCTGACACCAAAGCCACCAGAGCTGCGCGGTGGCGATCCACCGGCATTGTTGCTCTCCGCGACTCCAAATTGAaggtaactttttttttctttttaactctTCGATTTTGATTTCACTGAAATCTTAAATTGGTGCTTTGTTGAGTTAATTTAgaggatttaaaaaaaaaagtgcgAGGTTGCTGACTGTAATTTGTTGTATTGATCCCTAAGTTAAGTACTGATATGATTATGAGGAATATGTTTTGTAAACTCTGAATAGGGGTCAATTCAGTGGTTGGCATTGAATTTGTGATCAATTAAAGGGtttagtcttttttttttttcttttgtataattatttCTTTGTTGTGTTACACAACttgaattcaaaatttattaactgaGAAATGGTTTCTGTACTCACTTTGTTTTGGATACTGAACTGACTCGCTTCCCTCCAACATCGGATGAAATGCACAGGAGACTGACTTTTATGTGGTTTCTGATGATTAGTGAGTACAAATAACAAGAATTATAGATTTATAGCTGTTGCATACAATGAACAGTTCTacattgaggtgattgatgcaTGGGATAGGATATTTCTTGTTCACTGAATTGTGGGTCAAAACATAAAGGTGTATTGTTCTagagcaaaagggaaaaaaatatgatattgtCCTCTAGTGTTAATTGATATGTTGTCAAGTTTAGTGGCCCCTTCTGATGTTCCTAACTGAGATGTATTTTGAGAGGGAAGACGACCAAACAAAAATGATTCTCTTAACATATATAACTGTTTGCTTTTATGATACGTACTTACCTTGGACCTTTTGGCGATCGTGGTAAACAGACATTTCCTGACGAAATCCTTGATCTAGACAGAAGTGTGCGCACACTTGACTTAACACATAATCGAATAGGTGTGTGCTCTTTCTTCCGATTTTCTTTCTCATCACATTTTGATTAAGAAGCGCTTGATCTAAAATATACTTTATCTTTTTGACTTTGCTGAAAATTTTCTTCCACTATTATTTTCCTTCATTGCAGTTGACATTCCCATGGAAATAAGCAAATTAATTAATATGCAGCGCCTGGTAAGAAACAAGAATTTCACTCTATGCCTGAAGCTTTGAAACTTATCATGAACAATCTTTTTCAACTGGGAAATGTGATTATGGATTATATATTTGTGTTGAAATATGAAAGAGCAGTAGAGCTGTAAATTAAATAGGATGCAATAGATTTGGATGTTGATACTAAGTAACCACCTTTTGTGAATATTAGTATTCCAGCCAGTTGTCATTGACTTGAGTTCAGTTGTTTACTTGTTTCTTGAAGTTGCATAGCTTGAAAAAACGATAATTCTCTCTCTCAAAAAGGTGAGGCTAGTGAGTTAGGAAGACAAATAATTTCTCAATGTGCATTCAAATCCTCCTTGTTTACATTGACATTGGTCTTTTCATCGTTCAATAGAACGGATGAACAAGAAGTTCTAAATCCTGTAAAAAATTTCAAGGAGTCACTCGATTGAGGTTTGGCAGGCTTCCTTGCTGCTGCAAACTCTATCACATTTTTGTTGTTCGGTTGTTCCTTTAGAAGTTTGTCTACTTATTGATTAGGATAGAATTTGTCAGTTTTGAGTTTGTTTAAactcttctgttttcttttcttccgtGTTGGTGTTTTAACAGTGgttgttttaaatttttcaacAAACCTAGCCGTATGGTATTATTAAAGATTGATTGCAAAAGCTGCTATATAATCAAGTTGGCTAACATCACAGATATTGGCGGAGAATGTAATTGAGAGACTGCCAGTGAATTTGGGGAAACTCCAATCTCTAAAACTCATGAACCTTGATGGAAATCAAATTTCTTCCTTGCCTGATGAATGTAATTCTCTTTTTTAATTCAATAAGATAACTTTCTTAAAGAAATGATTTTGCCTTATTTTCTTCCATGACATGTATTTCAAGGAACATTTTCTTTGAGATTTTATTTATAGCTGACAGTGTATTCTTTTTCCAGTGGGCCAGTTGGTAAGGCTTGAACGCTTATCCATCTCTGGAAATTTGTTAACATCCTTGCCAGCAACTATTGGCAGTTTAAGAAATGTAAGTGATCATACCTAATGGAACCTAAATATCATCTCACTGTTCTATTCCTTCTCAGATTTGGAGTTTCCATTCATGATGCATCTTTATGTGGATATGCTTGTTACCACTGCATAATCAAGGGATGTTGAATGGTTTGGGATTACCCTATTATTAATAGACATTTTGAATTGGTAACTGTTCTCCATGTCATGGACACATTAGCTATGATGCAAAGTTAGTTACACTGTAAGACATTTTAGATTGTGTTGTGTCATTCTTATAGCTTTTTTCCATCTAACTGTACATGATTCTCTGGATATAGAATTAATTTCTGTTTAATATTTGCTATTTTGTTACCTTCGATATTATATTATGCTGTAAACGCCATGGCACTTGGATCATAAGGATgtattcataataaattagctgAAATTGCTGTTATTGTGTTTTCTTTGACAGTTTAGgatattttgatataaaatgTGTACCATTTTTTAACTTTAGAGTTTCATGCATGTTTGATAATGCAGCTGTTGATTTTAAATGTGTCAAATAACAAGTTACAGTCTCTACCAGAATCCGTTGGTAGTTGCTACTCTTTGGAAGAAATACAAGCTAATGGTTTGTATCTACTTGACTTGACTTCTTTGTGTATGCATCGGATGAGGATGATAATGCATGATTTTGCATGTATTTCCCATCGCATCCATTTTTTCCTTGCCAGTCATGCAAAGAGATCAAAGAGTTATTTTATCAATGTGTTAGTCTTATTTAACTGGGTTTGGAAGATTGTTGACCTTACTAAATTGAGTTTAGTTGATTGTTATATTTATAATCTTAAAGATAGTGTCAAAATTTCAGATGAAGAATGACTGTGATATATATACTGTAAGACTTCTCTAGGGATGGACAATTTCTATGATAATTTAATCTGGATCTTTGGCACAGTTAACATCATCAGCTTTTTTTGTTAAATGGCTTCATATTGTAATGACTTGGCTAATTTTGAACATTTCAGATAATCAAATTGAAGAGCTTCCTGCTTCAGTATGCAATCTCTCTCACTTGAAGTCACTTTCCCTAGATAACAATAATGTGAACCAGGTATTATTTTGTGAtgtgaagaaaaagaattttaCTGATGCAATGCTGAACTTGATTGAATGATATCATATTCTCTCTGGGTTATTTATTTAGTGTGTATGGGCACCAAATTTCAATTATTAATCTATGATAAACTTCTGATTGTAATGTAAAACCATAGATTAGCTGCATACTCTAATCAAAATACGAAGCTTTGGTCTGCTTATACGTTCTTTACTTGCATTATATGTTTCTGTTCAACACTCACATATCGAATGTTCAAGGTCAACACTGATTTCCTGTGATTGCAAAGGttttgatgattttctttgCTTTACTTCTAAACAGATACCGCCGAATTTATTGAAAGACTGTAAAGCTCTTCAGAACTTATCACTGCATGGCAATCCAATATCAATGGATCAATTTCAGCAGGTACgttttcttttgcttcttgttttaccttctgCTTTCCCATCTGTATTTCATCTATTAAGTCAATATAAATGTTCAATTTAAATGTAAATTTGAACCATTGATGAATATTCTAGATGGATGGATTCCAAGAATTCGAAGCCAGAAGGAGAAAGAAGTTTGACAAACAAATTGATGCAAACGTGATGATTAGTTCCAAAGGTCTTGATGAGGGTGTTGATCATTAAAATCATCCTATGCTAGATAATGACACCACTTGCAATGGAACTATACATAGACGTACATTTTGGATGAAACTTTTTATGTAGCATGGAAGAAAGGGTATCTTATCCCTCTGTTACATTGTATATGATCCCTATTTTTGTTTCTCCTTACCCAAATTTTCATGCAAATATGCATTGCTGGCTTGTAAATGGGCCATTATCCAGCACTCATCTATAGATTTTCATATATGGGATTATTTGAAACCATTTTGTTGATGATGAAAAGGGATTATATATGTATCTTGGCAGATGTAAATTAACATTGCTTTGGATGTGTAATATTTAAGGGCTGCAATGGCATTCTTTGCCCCTTAATATTATTTCAGGTGATAAAGAATGAAAAAATCTTATGCAGTGCTTTGTTTCATTCTAAGCTTAGATGGAAGCTAATGTTTATATGAATGAACATTTGTACAAGTTAGACGGTTGTTTTCCTGAAAGATGAGATTTTTATCATCACAAAATTATCTTACTGCCAAGAATGAATAATTTTcaaggctttttttttttttggggtcCCTTTTTAACATGGTACCTCTCACAATCTAATTAAGGAGGAAGTCTATATAGACAACCCAAAACAAAAACCAGGTGGACCATGTGAAAAGACTGAATGGTACAAACTAGGTTTTATTGATAGTGACCAACCTAAGTCCAAAGGTTCAGTTTATATCAGCAAAAGTGGAACTATCATTTTGTTTGAAGAAATTTGAAgcaaaattttaattgatttaccacaaattcaaaagtgactacgattaaattaatttaatatacaaagtaaataaattgaatcaatttaatttcattcattttaaaatttagtttgcATACACAACTAAATGCTAAAATAAAaggaaacaaaaaagaaaagatatatttatatttttcttttgtgatGGAGGGAATTTAAAAATTTCACctaaaagagattttgaaaatgatttctataaatatctaaacaaattattttaacaaaaagaattttaatCATCTTACAAAATCACATTCCCTTCTATAATTCCTTCATCCAAGACACTCTAAATTTGTTTTTAGTTCACCACATGACATAACAATGTTGTATTCAAAGCTATAACAAAGTTATATTCAATATCAATATTGCAAAAATTTATCATAACTTCATTTAGTACACATGATTTCATCAATTATAAATATGAAGAACTAAGATATTAAATCTATCAAATTCTaataaaccaaaaaaatattatgtaattgtTGAAGCGTTAAGCTCAAAAGGAAAATTGTGATACTAATAAAACTTTAAGAGTTTTATTTTGGTACAATAATAGTGTAAATTCATTCGGTCTTCAGTTACGTTCATTCTTTTATATAATCATTCATGCTatcaatataaata is a window encoding:
- the LOC130943573 gene encoding plant intracellular Ras-group-related LRR protein 7, whose amino-acid sequence is MGCLQSKNADTKATRAARWRSTGIVALRDSKLKTFPDEILDLDRSVRTLDLTHNRIVDIPMEISKLINMQRLILAENVIERLPVNLGKLQSLKLMNLDGNQISSLPDELGQLVRLERLSISGNLLTSLPATIGSLRNLLILNVSNNKLQSLPESVGSCYSLEEIQANDNQIEELPASVCNLSHLKSLSLDNNNVNQIPPNLLKDCKALQNLSLHGNPISMDQFQQMDGFQEFEARRRKKFDKQIDANVMISSKGLDEGVDH